In Antechinus flavipes isolate AdamAnt ecotype Samford, QLD, Australia chromosome 3, AdamAnt_v2, whole genome shotgun sequence, a genomic segment contains:
- the SLC25A34 gene encoding solute carrier family 25 member 34, translating into METPPVASGAVSVSVSPAMDLVLGASACCLACVFTNPLEVVKTRLQLQGELQARGTYARPYRGILQAVGTVVQADGLWGLQKGLGAALLYQGVMNGVRFYCYSLALEAGFTHYHGGTVAAGALAGALGAFVGSPAYLVKTQLQAKTEAPLAVGHQHQHKTVLSALETIWRQQGISGLWRGVSGAVPRVMVGSAAQLATFASAKTWVQDHEWFQKDSWLVALAGGMISSVAVVTVMTPLDVVSTRLYNQPVDPVGKGQLYQGVGDCLVKIIQAEGPQALYKGLGPSYLRLGPHTVLSLLFWDELRKLIYRFQHQGA; encoded by the exons ATGGAGACCCCGCCAGTGGCCAGCGGGGCCGTGTCCGTGTCTGTGTCCCCAGCCATGGACCTTGTACTGGGCGCTTCAGCCTGTTGCCTAGCCTGTGTCTTCACCAACCCCCTGGAAGTCGTCAAGACACGGCTGCAGTTACAGGGCGAACTGCAGGCCAGGGGCACGTACGCTCGGCCCTACCGGGGGATCCTGCAGGCTGTGGGCACCGTGGTCCAGGCGGACGGGCTCTGGGGGCTGCAGAAGGGGCTGGGAGCTGCCCTGCTCTACCAGGGCGTCATGAATGGCGTCCGATTCTACTGCTACTCGCTGGCCCTGGAAGCCGGCTTCACCCACTACCACGGGGGCACCGTGGCCGCGGGGGCACTGGCCGGAGCGCTAGGAGCCTTCGTCGGAAGTCCGGCATACCTG GTCAAAACACAGCTGCAGGCAAAGACAGAGGCTCCCCTGGCTGTTGGCCATCAGCACCAGCACAAG ACTGTCCTCAGTGCCCTGGAAACCATCTGGCGCCAGCAAGGCATCTCAGGTCTGTGGCGAGGGGTTAGCGGGGCCGTGCCTAGGGTCATGGTAGGATCAGCTGCCCAACTGGCCACCTTCGCTTCGGCCAAAACGTGGGTACAGGACCATGAG TGGTTCCAGAAGGACAGCTGGCTTGTGGCCCTGGCTGGAGGCATGATCAGCAGTGTGGCAGTAGTCACTGTGATGACGCCACTTGATGTGGTCAGCACTCGCTTGTACAATCAGCCCGTGGACCCAGTGGGAAAG GGTCAGCTGTACCAAGGGGTCGGAGACTGCTTGGTGAAGATCATCCAGGCAGAGGGTCCCCAGGCTCTCTACAAAGGCCTGGGCCCTAGCTATCTGCGCCTGGGCCCCCACACTGTCCTCAGCCTGCTCTTCTGGGACGAACTCCGCAAGCTCATCTACCGCTTCCAGCACCAGGGAGCCTAA